A genomic region of Ignavibacteria bacterium contains the following coding sequences:
- the dacB gene encoding D-alanyl-D-alanine carboxypeptidase/D-alanyl-D-alanine-endopeptidase — MYFFNLLLLIFFPIINDNSIEFQVKELLKKSLPKNSEYSLTCFSTSKNDYIIKVNSEVPLIPASTNKLFTTGVALLSLGPNFSINTELYCDDNDLSDRIINGNLFLKGYGDPTITTENLKNLITKLKLANIQSVTGNIIIDDSFFEETFYRNEWIEDENISVPLPPISSVTVNSNSIFLRVNGSNKIGRSGNVTLLDELDYFEIINKTKTTNTRTRLSALSKFENNKEIITITGNIRKNSSIVLKVHIKRPDYYVGNLLAKLLRENGISFWGEIKKGKVPKFSDRISTISTPLTEFLKPINKNSNNFFAEHLFLIIGANYAGGQGSPFDASQAINTYLKSLNIYEPNFSMVDGSGISRQNQFSTNTLVKLLHQIYLNPAVFNDFYNSLSIPQTDGTLHNRFSNLFPPDRLRGKTGTLNGVTSLAGYVVSKSGDLLIFAINFNFRKGNQSKMRELQDKIITLIADSY, encoded by the coding sequence ATGTATTTTTTCAATTTATTATTATTGATTTTCTTTCCTATAATCAACGATAACTCAATCGAGTTTCAAGTTAAAGAATTATTAAAAAAATCATTGCCTAAAAATTCGGAATATTCTTTGACCTGCTTCTCGACTTCAAAGAATGATTATATTATAAAGGTTAATTCAGAGGTACCTTTAATCCCGGCATCTACAAATAAACTATTTACTACGGGTGTTGCTCTATTAAGTCTTGGACCTAATTTTTCAATTAACACCGAGCTGTATTGTGATGATAATGATTTGAGTGATAGAATAATTAATGGGAATCTTTTTTTGAAAGGCTATGGTGATCCTACAATTACAACTGAGAATCTTAAAAATCTCATTACCAAACTTAAACTAGCAAACATTCAATCGGTAACTGGCAATATAATTATTGATGATTCTTTCTTTGAAGAGACTTTCTATAGAAATGAATGGATTGAAGATGAAAATATATCTGTTCCGCTTCCACCTATTTCTTCTGTTACCGTAAATTCGAATTCAATTTTTCTTAGAGTTAATGGTTCAAATAAAATTGGCCGAAGCGGAAATGTGACCCTGCTCGATGAATTAGACTACTTTGAAATAATAAACAAGACAAAAACAACTAATACCCGTACCCGTCTTTCCGCTTTATCAAAATTTGAAAATAATAAAGAAATAATAACAATAACTGGAAATATCAGAAAAAATTCATCAATCGTCTTAAAAGTACATATCAAAAGACCTGACTACTATGTGGGAAATCTTTTAGCAAAACTTTTGAGAGAGAACGGAATAAGTTTTTGGGGTGAAATTAAAAAAGGAAAAGTTCCAAAATTTTCAGATAGAATATCAACTATTTCTACTCCTCTTACCGAATTTCTTAAACCTATAAATAAAAACAGCAATAACTTCTTTGCTGAACATCTTTTTTTAATAATTGGAGCAAATTACGCAGGCGGACAGGGTAGTCCCTTTGATGCTTCTCAAGCTATAAATACTTACTTAAAATCATTAAATATCTATGAACCAAATTTTAGCATGGTTGATGGTTCTGGTATTTCCCGACAAAATCAATTCTCGACCAATACTTTGGTGAAGCTTCTTCATCAAATCTATTTAAATCCTGCAGTTTTTAATGATTTCTATAATTCTCTTTCAATTCCACAAACTGATGGAACATTGCACAACAGATTTAGTAATTTATTCCCGCCAGATAGACTGAGAGGAAAAACTGGGACATTGAATGGCGTTACATCACTCGCAGGTTATGTGGTCTCTAAATCGGGTGATTTATTGATCTTTGCAATAAATTTTAATTTTAGAAAAGGTAATCAATCAAAAATGAGAGAATTACAAGATAAAATAATTACACTGATCGCTGATTCTTATTAA
- a CDS encoding SDR family oxidoreductase: MKVALITGGTGKLGSEIALHLAKKNFEVAITYHQSLDRLEKLKEKFLVERLKLTFYKCDFSTAENINELFLSFKKNFSKLDVLINCAGIFDKNFFTETTPKDFDFFININLKSIYFLIQKFSELMSENSVIINFSSVGGMIPWKDRSLYHISKAGVIALTRSLAIELAPRIRVVSIAPGFIEMEGEISEKMPISKIPLKRYGGIKNIISTVDFLIQNDYITGVTIPVDGGRSLI, translated from the coding sequence ATGAAAGTAGCCTTAATTACTGGTGGAACTGGAAAGTTAGGGAGTGAAATTGCACTTCATTTAGCCAAAAAGAATTTTGAAGTTGCAATTACTTATCATCAATCACTCGATAGACTTGAGAAATTAAAAGAAAAGTTTTTAGTCGAAAGATTAAAGTTAACTTTCTACAAATGCGATTTTTCAACTGCAGAGAATATTAATGAATTGTTTTTATCCTTTAAAAAGAATTTCTCAAAACTTGATGTATTGATTAATTGCGCTGGTATCTTTGATAAAAATTTCTTTACCGAAACAACTCCGAAAGATTTTGATTTTTTTATAAATATCAATTTAAAATCGATTTATTTTTTGATTCAAAAATTCTCTGAATTGATGAGTGAAAACTCAGTAATAATAAATTTTTCATCGGTCGGAGGAATGATACCCTGGAAAGATAGAAGTCTTTATCACATTTCTAAAGCAGGGGTGATTGCACTGACTCGTTCACTTGCAATTGAACTTGCACCACGAATCAGGGTTGTTTCGATTGCGCCTGGATTTATTGAAATGGAAGGAGAGATTTCGGAGAAAATGCCAATCTCAAAGATTCCATTAAAAAGATACGGAGGAATAAAAAATATTATTTCAACAGTTGATTTCTTAATTCAAAACGATTACATCACTGGAGTAACAATTCCAGTTGACGGCGGAAGATCTTTAATTTAA
- a CDS encoding TIGR00730 family Rossman fold protein, giving the protein MPVKAYKNLDFLNSPDARVIRIISEFLEPQSRFSRLNIKDTIVFFGSARIVDRKTALKMYNEVKKLDPKKVKDFAERLRKSQIALDMSKYYEDAVQLSKMLTEWSLSLPSEGRRFVVCTGGGPGIMEAANKGAKLAKGKSIGLNISIPTEQFVNKYVDEELSFEFHYFFMRKFWLVYLAKALVIFPGGFGTLDELMEVLTLVQTGKISKKIAVIIYGSDYWKKVLNFDVMVEHGCIDKKDTQIFTYCDTPEQAFDQLKNFLTKNYL; this is encoded by the coding sequence ATGCCTGTTAAAGCTTACAAAAATCTTGATTTCTTAAATTCGCCAGATGCAAGAGTTATAAGAATAATTTCAGAATTTTTAGAACCACAGAGTCGGTTTAGTAGATTAAACATTAAAGATACTATTGTATTTTTTGGAAGTGCACGAATAGTAGATAGAAAAACCGCATTAAAAATGTATAATGAAGTCAAAAAATTAGATCCCAAAAAAGTTAAAGATTTTGCAGAGAGACTTAGAAAATCTCAAATCGCTCTTGATATGTCAAAATATTATGAAGATGCTGTTCAGCTTTCAAAAATGTTAACGGAATGGTCTTTATCACTTCCATCGGAGGGAAGGAGATTCGTTGTTTGCACTGGCGGTGGACCAGGAATTATGGAGGCTGCGAACAAAGGTGCAAAATTAGCAAAAGGTAAAAGTATTGGACTTAATATTTCAATTCCAACTGAACAATTTGTTAATAAGTACGTTGATGAAGAGCTAAGTTTTGAATTTCATTATTTCTTTATGAGAAAATTTTGGCTCGTTTATCTTGCAAAGGCGCTTGTAATTTTCCCAGGTGGTTTTGGCACACTCGATGAATTGATGGAGGTTTTGACACTTGTCCAGACGGGTAAAATATCAAAGAAGATAGCTGTGATAATTTACGGGAGTGATTATTGGAAGAAAGTTCTGAATTTTGATGTAATGGTAGAACATGGGTGTATCGATAAAAAAGACACACAAATCTTTACCTATTGCGATACACCCGAACAGGCTTTTGATCAATTAAAAAATTTTCTTACAAAAAATTATTTATAG
- the rpsU gene encoding 30S ribosomal protein S21, with product MVGIIIGENESLDKALKRFKKKYERAGILKEYKKRTFYLKPSVRRKMKTAKAIRRLQKLMKEEMEK from the coding sequence TTGGTCGGCATTATTATTGGTGAAAACGAAAGCTTAGATAAGGCATTAAAAAGATTTAAGAAGAAATACGAAAGAGCGGGTATTCTTAAAGAATACAAAAAACGAACTTTTTATTTGAAGCCTTCTGTTAGAAGAAAAATGAAAACAGCAAAGGCAATTCGAAGGCTTCAAAAGCTTATGAAAGAAGAAATGGAAAAATAG
- a CDS encoding universal stress protein: MKKFNIRKVLVPTDFSEISAQAFPYAEEIAKQFGAEIHLVHVLEKDPPIPLIRTFDMTTESVIKKLEDDTRNLLNQFKSKFSNDVNVKEVLLKGNDFEEIVDYSNKNGIDLIVIATHGRTGLLHTLLGSVAEKVIRYSKVPVLVITATKEEN, from the coding sequence ATGAAAAAATTTAATATAAGAAAGGTATTAGTTCCAACGGACTTTAGTGAGATTTCAGCTCAAGCTTTTCCATATGCTGAGGAAATTGCAAAGCAATTTGGAGCGGAAATCCATCTCGTTCATGTTTTGGAGAAAGATCCTCCAATTCCATTAATTCGAACATTCGATATGACAACTGAATCGGTTATTAAAAAGCTTGAAGACGATACAAGAAATTTATTAAATCAATTCAAGAGCAAATTTTCAAATGATGTTAATGTTAAAGAAGTTTTATTAAAAGGAAACGATTTTGAAGAAATTGTTGATTATTCAAACAAAAACGGAATTGATTTGATTGTGATTGCAACGCATGGAAGAACAGGATTACTTCATACATTGCTCGGAAGTGTAGCTGAAAAAGTTATAAGGTATTCGAAGGTTCCAGTACTTGTGATTACAGCAACAAAGGAAGAAAATTAG
- a CDS encoding phosphoribosylformylglycinamidine cyclo-ligase: MKEYEKAGVSISRGDEFVRRIKSLVRSTFSKDNPNANRVLSDIGHFGAFFDINFNDLKNPVLVSSVDGVGTKLKVAILMNKHDTIGQDLVNHCVNDILCSGAKPLFFLDYLAFGKMNIEVAEQIMSGLTKACRENECALIGGETAEMPDLYQENDYDISGTIVGIVERDKIIDGKKISPGDVLIGLKSSGLHTNGYSLARKVLLKKFRIDDFVDELGCTLGEELLKIHRSYFKIVYPLLDKFQIKGLSHITGGGIIGNTRRIIPEGLSIWIDWNSWSVPPIFELIQKTGNVSDEEMREVFNLGIGMVLIVNKMDVEKVQNELKNSGEQTFIIGEIR, translated from the coding sequence ATGAAAGAATATGAAAAAGCTGGTGTAAGCATCTCCAGAGGAGATGAGTTTGTCAGGCGAATTAAGTCTTTAGTACGTTCGACTTTCTCCAAAGATAATCCAAATGCCAATAGAGTACTTTCGGATATTGGTCACTTCGGGGCTTTTTTTGATATAAATTTTAATGATTTAAAGAATCCAGTTCTTGTTTCGAGTGTTGATGGGGTTGGGACAAAACTTAAAGTCGCAATTTTGATGAATAAACACGATACAATTGGTCAGGATTTAGTCAATCATTGTGTAAACGATATTCTTTGTTCGGGGGCAAAACCATTATTCTTTCTGGATTATCTGGCTTTTGGGAAAATGAATATTGAGGTTGCCGAGCAAATTATGTCTGGATTGACTAAAGCTTGCCGTGAGAATGAATGTGCTTTAATTGGTGGTGAGACTGCAGAAATGCCGGATCTATACCAGGAAAACGATTATGATATTTCCGGAACAATTGTGGGAATAGTTGAAAGAGATAAAATTATTGATGGTAAAAAAATTTCTCCAGGTGATGTTTTAATCGGATTGAAGTCTTCAGGATTACATACCAATGGATATTCACTCGCTCGAAAAGTTTTGTTGAAAAAATTTAGAATTGATGATTTTGTCGATGAACTGGGTTGCACTCTGGGAGAAGAGCTTCTTAAAATTCATAGATCATATTTCAAGATTGTTTATCCATTGCTTGACAAGTTTCAAATCAAAGGACTTTCACACATTACAGGCGGGGGAATTATTGGGAATACCAGAAGAATAATTCCGGAAGGTTTATCGATTTGGATTGATTGGAATTCCTGGAGTGTTCCACCAATTTTTGAATTAATTCAGAAAACTGGAAATGTTTCCGACGAAGAAATGCGAGAAGTTTTTAATCTTGGGATTGGTATGGTTTTAATTGTTAATAAAATGGATGTTGAAAAGGTTCAAAATGAGTTGAAGAATTCAGGTGAACAAACTTTTATCATTGGTGAAATTAGATGA